The window CacagttttaatctcttttgCTCCACTTTTTATCTATGCAGTGCACATCACCATGAATGCGCTTGTTAAACTAtcaaacaaatgcttttttctttttaacacaaaacGTTATTTCAAGAacttaaaatgtgcaaaaccaaACAATGAGTTAGCTTATCTGCCAGGAGCAGTTTAACACATTAAATGAGAACATGTGTTTACTAGCTTACCAAGAAGTTTAACATCAAAAGGGAAAATAAGCAATAAACGTGTTCCTTCAACGCTCTCCgtactctttttcttttctttccaacCAACACGTGAGAGTAGAGTTGCGCTCTGTGCATGAGTGAACGAGGGAAAAACGTTCTCTCTCTTCCTACATATCACTTCCTGTTACCGTCACGATAACTTccggttttcaaaataaaggacgGTTTATATAGAAAACGTAAATCAACCCGTTTTAAACcaaattaatttttgttttaacctttttacCAGGGGGGTTACACCCTCCCCCTCTAAATTAACATGAGTCCCTTCATGTTGTCTCAAGGGTCAAGATCACCTTCAAAGGTTTCAACCAGAGCTTTGTTAAACCCTTCTAGAATGGTTTGTGCAAAAGAAATCAAGGGTCTACCAAGCTGTGGGTAAGTAAACTTAGTAGGGGGTTTTCTCTGTCTTTCAGATCTGCGAACTATACCAGCAGTCTGATCATCACTGGATTCAGGAAATTCAGCATCATTTAATTCAGTAGATTGTCTCTGTTCAATATCTTTAGACTGCTCGACTTTCTTTAAAGTTTCAGTGTGAAAAGAATTGTTTGTCTTGTCATTTTCGATTTCGGTATTCtcactgtctgttgtgtttTCAGTTTCCAGTTCAATGAGTGTTAATTCGGGTAGGTTTCCATTTGGGTTTCCATTTTGTGTCTCATCCGGTAGGTTTTTGTTCCCAGTgtcctttcctttttccataGATTGGCCCAGGATTTGATCCTTGGGTAAGTTTCCACATTCCTTACTTGCTTTTGCTTCATCCGTTTTTtgtgtcaaaatgtttggttgaaCGATCCTTGTGGTTGTTTCAATAGTTGTTGGATAGAAACATGGACTATAGTCATCCTCAGTATCTGAGTCAGGAGGATTTTCTTCAGGATGAATGGAAGTTTGCCTTGTTTTAGGTTTTGAGGCCGCTTTTGGTTTTACCATTTCCTCCTCCTCGGGTAAAAATCCGCAAGGGAGCAGTAGATCACGGTGGAGTGTGCGCAAGGGCCCTTCCTGACCCTCGGGACTGACTGTGTACACAGGCATATCTCCAGCCTTCTTTTGGACAACATAAATGGTAGGCTCCCATCGGTCAGCTAATTTGTGTTTGCCACGAAAGCGAAGATTTCGCACAAGGACTCTATCGCCTGTGTCAAGTGTTGACTCCCTTACTCTCATGTCAAATCTTCGTTTGTTCTTGTCAGCTACTTTCTTTGAATTGGCTGATGCTAACTGATAGCTCTCTTTCAGATAAGTTTTAAGGTTACGTACATACTGTGAATGAGACAAGCCTGTTTCTTTCTGAACTGGTAGACCAAATGCTATATCTATGGGCAATCGAGGCTGGCGCCCAAACATTAACTCGTAGGGTGAAAACCCGGTAACGTCACTCCTCGTGCAATTATACGCATGAGTGAGAGGTCGGACATAATCACGCCATTTGGATTTTTCCTTGTCTTTGAGCGTACCCAACATACTGAGTAATGTACGGTTATAGCGCTCAACAGGGTTACCCCTAGGGTGGTAAGGGCTTGTTCTCACTTTCTTGGTACCAACCAAGGCACACAGCTCTTTGATGACTTGTGCTTCGAAATCACGGCCTTGGTCACTGTGAAGGCGTTCAGGAAATCCATAATGAAGAAAAAATTGTTCCCATAGACATTTGGCCACGGTTAAGGCTTTTTGGTCTCGAGTCGGAATGGCTATCGCATACTTAGTAAAGTGGTCTGTTATTACCAGAATGTCCTTGACATTATGACTGTCAGGTTCTATGGACAAGAAGTCCATACAAACAAGTTCCATAGGACGACATGTCTGTATGTTGACCAAAGGTGCTGCTTTGTCAGGTTGCCTTTTCCTTTTAACGCACCTTGGACACTGCTTGATTTTTGATTCAACATCTTGAGCCATCTTTGGCCAATAGAAGCGAGATCTGGTTAATTCAACTGTTCTTTCGACTCCTAAATGACCCATTTCATCATGTAAGCTATGAAGTACTGGTTTCCTCAAAGCTTGTGGCAAGACAAGTTGGTATTgagtttttttgtcacattgtcTTTTGCGGAACAGcagattgtttttaatttcaaagCGGCTCTTTTCCTTCAGCATAAGTTGAAGTTCTGGCTCGTTAACAACATTGAAATCTGCTTCTCCTGTCTCACATAAGTTAATGATCACTCTGATGGAGGGGTCTGCTCTCTGCTGCGCAGCTATCTCGGCCTCACTGTACTTTGGGACTGTGGGAAAACCATTAAGTGTTTCATCATCCGCAAATGTCGATGGAATTGCATCTGGGTGAACGGCAAGCGACTCAATGTAACAGGTGGGCATGTCAGGATCGTTTTGGAAAACAGTATGTAGCTCACAGGTGGCTTGGACTATGTTTACAGGCGTGAGATGGTGTGAAGTGAACTCATGGATTCTTTGGCTCTCTTCTCGAGATTCACTGTCATCCATAAACTTGCCATGAGGCCTCCTAGACAACCCATCGGCATCTTGATTTTGCTTGCCTGCGCGATATCTGATGTCAAAAGTGAACGTAGATAAGGCCGCTAACCAGCGGTAACTAGTTGCGTCTAGTTTGGCTTTGGTTAGGACGTACCGCAAAGGATTATTATCGGTTATCACTATGAAAACATTTCCATATAAGTAATCGTGGAATTTTTCGGTTATAGCccatttaagggctaaaaattCCAACTTATGTGCTGGATAACGAGATTCACACTGAGAGAGACCACGGCTTGCATAAGCAATAACTCGGGACTGCCCGTCTTGTTCTTGGTATAACGCCGCACCAAGGCCTGTTGTGCTTGCGTCAGTGTGAACAACGTAAGGCAACAGAGGATTTGCAAAACCTAACACTGGTGCAGACGTTAACTTGTCAATGATCTGTTCAAAAGCGTCTTGGCACGCTTGGGTCCACCTTTCACCAAATGGTTCTTTTGGGTTGTGGTACTTGGAAGCTAAGTTTGTGATTTTAACCCCTTTTCGCACTGGAGGGTAACCAGCTGTTAAGTTGGTTAAGGGTTTTACAATCTTAGAGTACCCCTCTACGAATCTACGGTAGTACCCTGAGAACCCAAGAAATGACCTAAGGTCTTTTAAGGTCTGTGGTCTTGGCCAGGTCTTAAGTGCTTCGGTCTTTTGGGGATCGGTCTCAACACCATTTCGACTGACAATATGTCCTAAATAGCGGACTGACGTCTggaaaaaactacatttttcgGGTGACAATTTCAAGCCGTTTTCTCTCAAGCGATTCAGAACATTTGTCAAACGGTTTTCGTGTTCCTCTAATGTTTTTGAGAAGACAATTATGTCATCCAAGAACACGAGTACTTCACGCAAATTGATGTCCCCCATGCACTTTTCCATTAAGTGCTGGAAAGTGCTTGGAGCATTTGTTATCCCCTGTGGCATTCGGTTCCACTCCCAAAAACCAAGTGGGCAAACAAATGCGGTCTTTTCCTTGTCACTCTCTGTCAT of the Fundulus heteroclitus isolate FHET01 unplaced genomic scaffold, MU-UCD_Fhet_4.1 scaffold_145, whole genome shotgun sequence genome contains:
- the LOC118558682 gene encoding uncharacterized protein LOC118558682; the protein is MDDSESREESQRIHEFTSHHLTPVNIVQATCELHTVFQNDPDMPTCYIESLAVHPDAIPSTFADDETLNGFPTVPKYSEAEIAAQQRADPSIRVIINLCETGEADFNVVNEPELQLMLKEKSRFEIKNNLLFRKRQCDKKTQYQLVLPQALRKPVLHSLHDEMGHLGVERTVELTRSRFYWPKMAQDVESKIKQCPRCVKRKRQPDKAAPLVNIQTCRPMELVCMDFLSIEPDSHNVKDILVITDHFTKYAIAIPTRDQKALTVAKCLWEQFFLHYGFPERLHSDQGRDFEAQVIKELCALVGTKKVRTSPYHPRGNPVERYNRTLLSMLGTLKDKEKSKWRDYVRPLTHAYNCTRSDVTGFSPYELMFGRQPRLPIDIAFGLPVQKETGLSHSQYVRNLKTYLKESYQLASANSKKVADKNKRRFDMRVRESTLDTGDRVLVRNLRFRGKHKLADRWEPTIYVVQKKAGDMPVYTVSPEGQEGPLRTLHRDLLLPCGFLPEEEEMVKPKAASKPKTRQTSIHPEENPPDSDTEDDYSPCFYPTTIETTTRIVQPNILTQKTDEAKASKECGNLPKDQILGQSMEKGKDTGNKNLPDETQNGNPNGNLPELTLIELETENTTDSENTEIENDKTNNSFHTETLKKVEQSKDIEQRQSTELNDAEFPESSDDQTAGIVRRSERQRKPPTKFTYPQLGRPLISFAQTILEGFNKALVETFEGDLDP